The following proteins are co-located in the Gossypium hirsutum isolate 1008001.06 chromosome A02, Gossypium_hirsutum_v2.1, whole genome shotgun sequence genome:
- the LOC107951676 gene encoding heavy metal-associated isoprenylated plant protein 23 has protein sequence MGVSGTLEYLSDLMSSSGHKHKKRKQLQTVELKVRMDCDGCELKVKKALSSLNGVKSVNINRKQQKVTVTGYVEANKVLKKAKSTGKKAEIWPYVPYNLVAQPYAVTAYDKKAPPGYVRKVDNNVSSTATVTRYEDPYITMFSDENPNACSVM, from the exons ATGGGAGTTTCAGGCACTTTGGAGTATTTGTCTGATTTGATGAGCAGTAGTGGTCATAAACACAAGAAGAGAAAACAATTGCAGACAGTAGAGCTGAAGGTGAGGATGGACTGTGATGGTTGTGAACTCAAGGTCAAGAAGGCCCTCTCTTCATTGAatg GAGTGAAATCGGTGAACATAAACAGGAAACAGCAGAAGGTGACTGTAACGGGATATGTTGAAGCCAACAAAGTGTTGAAGAAAGCTAAGTCAACAGGGAAAAAGGCTGAGATTTGGCCTTATGTTCCTTACAATCTGGTGGCTCAACCTTACGCTGTTACTGCTTATGACAAGAAGGCACCTCCTGGTTATGTTAGGAAAGTAGACAACAATGTAAGCAGCACTGCTACCGTCACTAGATATGAAGATCCTTACATCACCATGTTCAGTGATGAAAACCCAAATGCATGTTCTGTCATGTGA